One genomic segment of Hypomesus transpacificus isolate Combined female chromosome 5, fHypTra1, whole genome shotgun sequence includes these proteins:
- the LOC124468180 gene encoding zinc finger protein 2 homolog, with product MFSFKEIKTEAEIDCSVGYHTESSYLDSNFEKALDSSILTFNLRSKLVSDCLKNSCYIKLKRLPLGKQLAREGNRTTFKTDPAECFDDFLRDFVNPRTVEEPQKLNDTGAEVLLLTDCEVGNGTWVCHTLTYKLMKFSNEENTGTPNSLPQTSKPSESCEEEGCDIVSKSQKNLIQIQDGHREKEHFCHICGRGYFHKNHLNVHLKMHRPERPYCCQYCGAAFHHNDRLQAHLRIHSTKTDTKPYMCDKCGYSFNSSWQLSKHQQRHSGQRPYRCDQCEKWYISRSELKWHQKIHTGEKPFTCTECGTSFQRSGTLRKHMRIHTGERPYFCSACGKTFPYAHCLNLHMKLHQQ from the coding sequence ATGTTCAGTTTCAAAGAAATCAAGACCGAAGCTGAAATCGACTGTTCAGTGGGTTATCACACTGAAAGCAGCTATTTAGATTCAAACTTTGAAAAAGCTCTGGACTCAAGTATATTGACTTTTAATTTAAGGTCTAAACTAGTTTCAGACTGTTTGAAAAACAGTTGTTACATAAAACTTAAAAGGCTTCCCCTTGGTAAGCAATTAGCTCGAGAAGGTAACAGAACTACATTTAAAACTGATCCAGCTGAATGCTTTGATGACTTCTTGAGGGACTTTGTAAATCCAAGGACTGTTGAGGAACCGCAAAAGCTGAATGACACAGGGGCTGAGGTCTTACTCTTAACAGACTGTGAAGTCGGAAATGGAACATGGGTTTGTCACACTTTAACATACAAACTCATGAAGTTCTCGAATGAAGAAAATACAGGAACCCCTAACAGTCTCCCTCAAACATCGAAACCAAGTGAAAGCTGTGAAGAGGAAGGGTGTGACATTGTTTCAAAGTCCCAAAAGAACCTCATACAAATTCAAGATGGACACAGAGAAAAGGAGCACTTTTGCCATATCTGTGGCAGAGGCTATTTCCATAAGAATCACCTTAATGTGCACCTGAAAATGCACAGACCAGAGAGGCCCTACTGCTGCCAATACTGTGGCGCAGCTTTCCACCATAATGACAGACTGCAAGCACACCTGAGAATTCACAGCACGAAAACTGATACCAAACCCTACATGTGTGACAAGTGTGGATACAGTTTCAACTCTTCATGGCAATTGTCAAAACACCAGCAGCGCCACTCAGGCCAGCGACCTTATCGCTGTGACCAGTGTGAGAAATGGTATATAAGCAGAAGTGAGCTCAAATGGCACCAGaagatccacacaggagaaaaACCCTTCACCTGCACCGAGTGTGGCACCAGCTTCCAGCGCTCCGGCACACTGAGGAAACACAtgagaatccacacaggagagagaccctACTTCTGCTCTGCCTGTGGGAAAACCTTTCCTTATGCACACTGTCTCAACCTGCATATGAAACTGCATCAACAGTAG